In a genomic window of Kineococcus endophyticus:
- a CDS encoding DUF4229 domain-containing protein, translating into MGVTLRYTVLRLGIFVLCLVVAREAGAVGWLAILIAAVVSVLLSLVLLRRQREQMAAALQQRIDGRIDARQNGTAKKSRFARGVDEDNAAEDR; encoded by the coding sequence ATGGGTGTCACGCTCCGCTACACCGTCCTGCGGCTCGGCATCTTCGTGCTGTGCCTCGTCGTCGCCCGCGAGGCCGGCGCCGTCGGCTGGCTGGCGATCCTCATCGCCGCCGTCGTCTCCGTGCTCCTCTCGCTGGTCCTGCTGCGCCGGCAGCGCGAGCAGATGGCGGCGGCGCTGCAGCAGCGCATCGACGGGCGCATCGACGCCCGCCAGAACGGGACCGCGAAGAAGTCGCGCTTCGCCCGCGGCGTCGACGAGGACAACGCCGCCGAGGACCGCTGA